Proteins from one Ranitomeya variabilis isolate aRanVar5 chromosome 1, aRanVar5.hap1, whole genome shotgun sequence genomic window:
- the LOC143793560 gene encoding uncharacterized protein LOC143793560 isoform X2, translating to MMEELRPLTPRGNPCDNNSLSLNCKKEDIRKHSNGENLLTLHGPPGLPSTSLSYNPPNHEEPSPEQSRIVTTIPGGKVDTRFQCDKEFTKSSDYLTQSKHEGEKPYSCSECGKCFSNKSKCVLHERIHTGEKPFSSSECGKSYTDKGVLIRHQRIHTGERPFSCSECGKSFKHNSSRIRHQRIHTGEKPFSSSECGKSYTDKGDLIRHQRIHTGERPFSCSECGKSFKHSSSRIRHQRIHTGENQFSCSECEKSFTDKGSLIRHQIIHTGEKPFSCSECEKSFTDKGTLIKHQRIHTGEKPFSCSECGKAFKHNYSLITHQRIHTGEKPLSCYECGKSFAVKGHLIRHQRIHTGEKPYSCSKCGKFFSQKINLVTHLRIHTGEKPFSCLQCGKCFTEKSKLVKHQRTHTGEKLYSCPEFGKSFMHKSHLL from the coding sequence GAAATCCTTGTGATAATAACAGTTTATCACTAAATTGTAAAAAAGAAGATATCAGGAAGCATTCTAATGGAGAAAACCTCCTTACCCTTCATGGACCTCCTGGACTTCCCAGCACTTCACTTTCTTATAATCCTCCTAATCATGAGGAACCCTCTCCTGAGCAATCTCGTATTGTTACCACAATTCCAGGTGGCAAAGTGGATACAAGATTTCAGTGTGACAAGGAATTTACTAAAAGCTCAGATTATCTAACTCAAAGCAAACATGAAGGAGAGAAGCCatactcctgttcagaatgtgggaaatgcttttcaAATAAATCAAAATGTGTtctacatgagagaattcacacaggagaaaagccattttcatcttcggaatgtgggaaatcctACACCGATAAAGGcgttcttattagacatcagagaattcacacaggagaaaggccattttcatgttcagaatgtgggaaatccttcAAACATAACAGTAGTcgtattagacatcagagaattcacacaggagaaaagccattttcatcttcggaatgtgggaaatcctACACCGATAAAGGcgatcttattagacatcagagaattcacacaggagaaaggccattttcatgttcagaatgtgggaaatccttcAAACATAGCAGTAGTcgtattagacatcagagaattcacacaggagaaaaccaattttcatgttcagaatgtgagaaatcttTCACAGATAAAGGgagtcttattagacatcagataattcacacaggagaaaagccattttcatgttcagaatgtgagaaatccttcacagataaagggactcttattaaacatcagagaattcacacaggagaaaagccattttcatgttcagaatgtgggaaagccTTCAAACATAACTATAGtcttattacacatcagagaattcacacaggagaaaagccattatcATGTTATGAATGTGGGAAGTCCTTCGCGGTTAAAGggcatcttattagacatcagagaattcatacaggagagaagccatattcatgttcaaaatgtgggaaattttttagCCAAAAAATAAATCTTGTAACACAtctaagaattcacacaggggagaaaccgttttcatgtttacaatgtggaaaatgctttacgGAGAAATCAaaacttgttaaacatcagagaactcacacaggagagaagctgtATTCATGTCCAGAATTTGGTAAGTCTTTTATGCATAAATCACATCTTCTCTGA